One genomic segment of Mycolicibacterium chubuense NBB4 includes these proteins:
- the sodC gene encoding superoxide dismutase[Cu-Zn], translated as MIRTVAAVTLFAAPALALTACSPPGEVPANSPGTPPPVWTGSPSPSSSMGEQGAGEQGGVRQGGLAGVPQEGGAQGRAGQVGGNQSAPQQAQSGGESLKADLKLADGTTVASADIAFSGGYATVTVRTTAAGKLAPGFHGMHIHSVGKCEPNSVAPTGGAPGNFNSAGGHLQVGGRSDHPASGDLASLQVRGDGSAELVTTTDAFTAQDLLNGAGTAIIVHEKADNFANIPADRYRQLDGAPPPDQNTLATGDAGARVACGVITRG; from the coding sequence ATGATCAGGACCGTCGCCGCCGTCACCCTGTTCGCAGCGCCCGCACTGGCGTTGACCGCCTGCAGTCCTCCCGGTGAGGTGCCGGCGAACAGCCCGGGCACCCCGCCGCCGGTGTGGACGGGTTCGCCGTCGCCGTCATCGTCGATGGGCGAGCAGGGCGCCGGCGAACAAGGCGGCGTGCGACAGGGCGGCCTGGCGGGCGTTCCGCAGGAGGGTGGCGCGCAGGGCCGGGCGGGGCAGGTGGGCGGCAACCAGAGCGCGCCGCAGCAGGCACAGAGCGGCGGCGAAAGCCTCAAGGCGGACCTGAAACTGGCCGACGGCACCACCGTCGCCAGCGCCGACATCGCGTTCTCCGGTGGGTACGCCACCGTCACCGTGCGCACGACCGCTGCCGGAAAGCTGGCGCCCGGTTTCCACGGCATGCACATCCACTCGGTGGGCAAGTGTGAGCCCAACTCCGTGGCACCCACCGGCGGAGCGCCCGGAAACTTCAACTCCGCGGGCGGACACCTCCAGGTGGGGGGACGCAGTGACCACCCCGCCAGCGGAGACCTGGCGTCGCTTCAGGTGCGCGGCGACGGTTCGGCCGAGCTGGTGACCACCACCGACGCTTTCACCGCGCAGGACCTGCTCAACGGCGCGGGCACCGCGATCATCGTCCACGAGAAGGCGGACAACTTCGCCAACATCCCGGCGGATCGCTACCGGCAGCTCGACGGAGCACCGCCGCCGGATCAGAACACCTTGGCGACCGGCGACGCCGGAGCGCGGGTGGCCTGCGGTGTCATCACTCGCGGCTGA
- a CDS encoding glutamate--cysteine ligase, which yields MSSLAADRGAVSRIDFAGSARPTLGVEWEFALVDAGTRDLSNEAASVIAEIGENPRVHKELLRNTVEVVTGICDTAGEAMDDLRSTLGPVRKIVRERGMELFCAGTHPFAKWSAQKLTDAPRYAELIKRTQWWGRQMLIWGVHVHVGVSSAHKVMPIITSMLKYYPHLLALSASSPFWDGEDTGYASNRAMMFQQLPTAGLPFHFQEWREFEGFVSDQKKTGIIDHMNEIRWDIRPSPHLGTIEVRIFDGVSNLAELSALVALTHCLIVDLDRRLDAGESLPVMPPWHVQENKWRAARYGLDAIIILDAASNERLVTQDLDELLERLHPVAQSLSCVEELARVREIYRNGASYQRQRRVAEESDGDLRAVVDALIGELVI from the coding sequence GTGTCATCACTCGCGGCTGATCGAGGGGCTGTCAGCCGAATCGATTTCGCCGGGTCGGCGCGGCCGACCCTCGGTGTCGAGTGGGAGTTCGCGCTCGTCGACGCCGGCACTCGCGATCTGAGCAACGAAGCCGCCTCGGTCATCGCCGAGATCGGCGAGAACCCGCGGGTGCACAAGGAGCTGCTGCGCAACACCGTCGAGGTCGTCACCGGGATCTGCGACACCGCCGGTGAAGCGATGGATGATCTGCGGTCCACGCTCGGGCCGGTCCGAAAGATCGTGCGCGAGCGCGGAATGGAGCTGTTCTGCGCCGGCACGCACCCGTTCGCGAAGTGGTCGGCGCAGAAGCTCACCGACGCGCCGCGCTACGCCGAACTGATCAAGCGCACCCAATGGTGGGGCCGGCAGATGCTGATCTGGGGTGTGCACGTGCACGTGGGGGTGTCCTCGGCGCACAAGGTCATGCCGATCATCACCTCGATGCTCAAGTACTACCCGCATCTGCTGGCGCTGTCGGCGTCGTCACCGTTCTGGGACGGTGAGGACACCGGTTACGCCAGCAACCGCGCCATGATGTTCCAGCAGCTTCCGACCGCAGGCCTGCCGTTCCACTTCCAGGAGTGGCGCGAGTTCGAAGGCTTCGTCAGCGATCAGAAGAAGACCGGGATCATCGATCACATGAACGAGATCCGTTGGGATATCCGGCCTTCGCCGCATCTGGGTACCATCGAGGTCAGGATCTTCGACGGCGTCTCCAATCTGGCTGAGCTCTCGGCGCTGGTCGCCCTGACGCACTGCCTGATCGTCGACCTGGATCGCCGGCTGGATGCCGGGGAGTCTCTGCCGGTGATGCCGCCATGGCATGTCCAGGAGAACAAGTGGCGCGCCGCCCGCTACGGCTTGGACGCGATCATCATCCTCGACGCGGCGAGCAACGAACGGTTGGTCACCCAGGATCTCGACGAGCTTCTCGAGCGACTGCATCCGGTGGCCCAATCCCTTTCCTGCGTCGAGGAACTCGCCCGGGTGCGGGAGATCTACCGCAACGGCGCGTCGTATCAGCGGCAGCGCCGGGTGGCCGAGGAGTCCGACGGCGACCTGCGCGCCGTGGTGGACGCCCTGATCGGAGAGCTGGTGATCTGA
- a CDS encoding LON peptidase substrate-binding domain-containing protein: MPTVPMFPLEVAMVPGETLPLRIFEPRYSALVQDCLATDDPAFGVVLIAAGREVGGGDSRSDVGALAHITEYADLGDGRYRLKCVMRERIRVIEWLPDDPYPKAVVEEWPDEAGAPVDVAAIRDIEDRMVALFERIAAARGADVHGRDIVRGADDSGDVATWLYALTVRLPMGQADRYAILSAPTAAQRVAALSEAVDTVTAMVEFQLSE, from the coding sequence ATGCCCACGGTGCCGATGTTCCCCCTCGAAGTGGCCATGGTGCCGGGGGAGACGTTGCCGCTGCGCATCTTCGAACCGAGGTACTCGGCGCTCGTGCAGGACTGCCTGGCGACCGACGACCCGGCATTCGGCGTCGTGCTGATCGCGGCGGGCCGCGAGGTGGGCGGCGGCGACAGCCGCAGTGATGTCGGGGCGCTGGCGCACATCACCGAGTACGCCGACCTGGGTGACGGCCGCTACCGACTCAAATGCGTGATGCGAGAACGTATCCGGGTGATCGAGTGGCTTCCCGACGACCCGTACCCGAAGGCGGTGGTCGAGGAGTGGCCGGACGAGGCCGGTGCTCCGGTCGACGTCGCCGCCATCCGGGACATCGAGGACCGCATGGTCGCGCTGTTCGAGCGGATCGCCGCGGCACGCGGTGCCGACGTGCACGGCCGTGACATCGTGCGGGGAGCCGACGATTCCGGCGACGTCGCCACCTGGCTGTACGCGTTGACCGTCCGGCTGCCGATGGGGCAGGCCGACCGCTACGCGATCCTCTCGGCGCCCACCGCGGCGCAGCGGGTGGCGGCGCTGTCGGAGGCGGTGGACACCGTCACCGCGATGGTGGAGTTCCAGCTGTCCGAATAG
- a CDS encoding SAM-dependent methyltransferase encodes MTRRDGDTWDITEGVGRTALGVATARAWETASERPLFTDPYAQLFLDATGDQGLELSPERRRSITDYAAARTKWFDDFFLSASAAGVSQVVILAAGLDTRAWRLPWLSDSVIYEVDQPKVLSFKTSVLDTSDAQLSAKYMPVPVDLRDDWPHALRAAGFDHNEPTAWSAEGLLPYLSAAAQDRLFEQIGLYSARGSRIAVEAFSPAFFEPENVARYRERSGAPHELWYMEERTDVAAWLCAHRWDVTSIDAVDLMSRYHRAPASDDDPPALSMFVEGRLL; translated from the coding sequence ATGACTCGTCGTGACGGTGACACCTGGGACATCACAGAGGGCGTCGGCCGCACGGCGTTGGGGGTCGCGACGGCCCGCGCGTGGGAGACCGCGTCAGAACGTCCGCTGTTCACCGACCCGTACGCGCAACTGTTCCTGGACGCGACGGGCGATCAAGGGCTCGAGCTGAGTCCCGAGCGGAGGCGGTCGATCACCGACTATGCCGCGGCGCGCACCAAGTGGTTCGACGATTTCTTCCTCTCCGCCAGCGCGGCCGGTGTGTCGCAGGTCGTGATCCTCGCCGCGGGCCTGGATACCCGCGCCTGGCGGCTGCCGTGGCTCAGCGACTCGGTCATCTACGAGGTCGACCAGCCAAAGGTGTTGTCCTTCAAGACCAGTGTCCTGGACACCTCGGACGCGCAACTGTCCGCCAAGTACATGCCGGTGCCGGTCGATCTGCGCGACGATTGGCCGCATGCGCTGCGGGCGGCGGGCTTCGATCACAACGAGCCGACCGCGTGGTCGGCGGAGGGACTGCTGCCCTATCTGTCTGCGGCAGCGCAGGATCGGTTGTTCGAGCAGATCGGGTTGTACAGTGCCCGCGGCAGCCGGATCGCCGTCGAAGCGTTCAGCCCGGCGTTCTTCGAGCCGGAGAACGTGGCTCGCTATCGCGAGCGATCCGGCGCGCCACACGAGTTGTGGTACATGGAGGAACGCACCGACGTGGCGGCGTGGCTGTGCGCGCACCGGTGGGACGTCACGTCCATCGATGCCGTCGATCTGATGAGCAGATACCACCGCGCACCGGCATCGGACGACGATCCGCCGGCGCTCAGCATGTTCGTCGAAGGCCGCCTCCTCTAG
- the mnhG gene encoding monovalent cation/H(+) antiporter subunit G → MSPLDIVTSVLILGGSALALTAAIGVVRFPDTLSRMHAATKPQVLGLLLVLAGAAIRLRGHVDVGMLILSGLFTVITAPVIANRVGQLAYREQNIRDDLLTRDEMHDFAADRESGDHDSS, encoded by the coding sequence ATGAGCCCACTGGACATCGTCACCAGCGTGTTGATTCTCGGTGGGTCGGCGCTGGCACTCACCGCAGCGATCGGCGTCGTGAGATTCCCCGACACGCTGTCGCGGATGCATGCGGCGACCAAACCGCAGGTGCTCGGCCTGCTCCTGGTGTTGGCGGGCGCGGCCATCCGGCTGAGAGGACACGTCGACGTCGGCATGCTGATCCTCAGCGGCCTCTTCACGGTCATCACCGCGCCGGTGATCGCCAACCGGGTGGGCCAACTGGCCTACCGCGAGCAGAACATCCGAGACGACTTGCTGACCAGGGACGAAATGCATGATTTCGCCGCGGATCGGGAATCCGGCGATCATGACTCGTCGTGA
- a CDS encoding monovalent cation/H+ antiporter complex subunit F produces the protein MNYVWIAAAVMLSVAAFATMLRMLLGPSTLDRLVALDTLVAVAMCAIGTWAAYSRDTTVTYSLTALALITFIGSVSVARFRVPDVADPADRAER, from the coding sequence ATGAACTATGTGTGGATCGCGGCAGCGGTCATGCTGTCGGTCGCGGCGTTCGCGACGATGCTGCGGATGCTGCTCGGTCCGTCGACGTTGGACCGGCTGGTCGCCCTCGACACGCTCGTCGCCGTGGCGATGTGCGCGATCGGCACCTGGGCCGCCTACAGCCGGGACACCACGGTCACCTACAGCCTGACCGCGCTGGCGCTGATCACCTTCATCGGATCGGTCAGCGTCGCGCGCTTCCGAGTGCCGGACGTGGCGGACCCGGCAGACAGGGCGGAGCGATGA
- a CDS encoding Na+/H+ antiporter subunit E, producing the protein MRATTLRVWIVCWLILVWVLLWGTISAANILSGLAVALVITLLLPLPAVPVEGRLHPLPLLRLLATVAYYLVVSSVQVAALALKPGPPPLSAVLRAHIAVKSDLVLALAVNIVNLTPGTVVLEIDQARRMIYVHVLDVGSDRTVKRFYRQMTGLEKLLVASFERDADWRPSGKADPA; encoded by the coding sequence ATGAGGGCGACCACGCTGCGCGTGTGGATCGTGTGCTGGCTGATCCTGGTGTGGGTTCTGTTGTGGGGCACGATCTCTGCGGCGAACATCCTGTCCGGCCTGGCGGTTGCGCTGGTGATCACGCTGCTGCTGCCGCTGCCGGCCGTGCCGGTCGAGGGCCGGCTGCACCCGCTGCCGCTGCTGCGCCTGCTCGCCACCGTCGCCTACTACCTGGTGGTGTCGTCGGTCCAGGTGGCCGCGCTGGCGCTGAAGCCGGGCCCGCCGCCGCTGTCGGCGGTCCTGCGCGCACACATCGCGGTGAAGTCGGATCTCGTTCTGGCGCTGGCCGTCAACATCGTCAACCTGACGCCCGGCACCGTCGTGCTCGAGATCGATCAGGCCCGCCGGATGATCTACGTGCACGTCCTCGACGTCGGCTCCGATCGCACCGTCAAGCGGTTCTACCGCCAGATGACGGGGCTCGAGAAGCTGCTGGTCGCCTCGTTCGAGCGTGACGCGGACTGGCGACCGTCAGGGAAGGCGGATCCCGCATGA
- a CDS encoding Na+/H+ antiporter subunit D — translation MIGGHLATTFTPLPVLVPMIAAAMTLLAGRRPRLQRFITVLALSVVLVVSAALVHLADRDGTIALQVGGWGPTEPGMGPLGITLVVDRLSALMLVVSSIVLLAVVFYAIGQGIRDGDGRQPVSIFLPTYLVLSAGVYMAFLAGDLFNLFVGFEVLLSASFVLLTIGASKERVRAGISYVMVSMVSSLVFLFGIALVYATTGTLNMAELSVRLEHVAGGTRTALFAVLLVAFGIKAAVFPLSTWLPDSYPTAPAPVTAVFAGLLTKVGVYAIIRAHSLLFPGGAMDNVLLVAGLLTMVMGILGAIAQSDIKRLLSFTLVSHIGYMVFGIALSNHLGMSGAIYYVAHHILVQTTLFLVVGLIERQAGASTMERLGGLAAASPVLAFVFVVPALNLGGIPPFSGFIGKVALLEAGSQSGSVLAWALVAGSVVTSLLTLYVVARVWTKAFWRSRKDAPEGHLSAAAPTALVDNTEESMDIQLADRDDVGRMPVGMLVPTGALIAVGLMLTVLAGPIFAYSDRAAAEVLDRGQYISAVLGQAR, via the coding sequence GTGATCGGCGGCCATCTCGCGACGACGTTCACGCCGCTCCCGGTGCTGGTGCCGATGATCGCGGCCGCCATGACGCTGCTGGCCGGGCGCAGGCCGCGGCTGCAGCGCTTCATCACGGTGCTGGCGCTGTCGGTGGTGCTGGTCGTCTCGGCCGCGCTGGTGCACCTCGCCGACCGCGACGGCACCATCGCATTACAGGTCGGCGGCTGGGGCCCGACCGAACCGGGCATGGGACCGCTCGGCATCACGCTGGTGGTCGACCGGCTCTCGGCACTGATGCTGGTCGTGTCGTCGATCGTGCTGCTCGCCGTCGTCTTCTACGCGATCGGGCAGGGCATCCGCGACGGCGATGGGCGCCAACCCGTTTCGATCTTCCTGCCCACCTACCTGGTGTTGTCCGCGGGTGTCTACATGGCGTTTTTGGCCGGTGATCTGTTCAACCTGTTCGTCGGGTTCGAGGTGTTGCTCTCGGCGAGTTTCGTGCTGCTGACCATCGGCGCCAGTAAGGAGCGCGTCCGTGCGGGCATCTCGTATGTGATGGTCTCGATGGTGTCCTCGCTGGTGTTCCTGTTCGGCATCGCGCTGGTGTACGCCACGACGGGGACGCTGAACATGGCCGAGTTGTCGGTGCGCCTCGAGCACGTCGCCGGTGGCACCAGAACGGCGTTGTTCGCAGTGCTGCTGGTCGCGTTCGGCATCAAGGCCGCCGTCTTCCCGCTGTCGACGTGGCTGCCGGACTCCTACCCCACCGCACCCGCGCCCGTCACCGCGGTGTTCGCCGGCCTGCTCACCAAAGTCGGTGTCTACGCGATCATCCGCGCGCACTCACTGCTGTTCCCCGGCGGCGCGATGGACAACGTGCTGCTGGTGGCGGGCCTGCTGACGATGGTGATGGGAATCCTGGGCGCGATCGCTCAGAGTGACATCAAGCGGCTGCTCTCGTTCACCCTGGTGAGCCACATCGGGTACATGGTGTTCGGGATCGCGCTGTCCAATCACCTGGGCATGTCCGGAGCGATTTACTATGTGGCGCACCACATTCTCGTGCAGACGACGCTTTTCCTGGTCGTCGGTCTGATCGAGCGCCAGGCCGGCGCCTCGACGATGGAGCGGCTCGGCGGGCTGGCCGCGGCCAGCCCGGTACTGGCCTTCGTGTTCGTCGTGCCCGCGCTCAATCTGGGTGGTATTCCCCCGTTTTCGGGGTTCATCGGCAAGGTGGCGCTGCTGGAGGCCGGTTCGCAGTCCGGTTCGGTGCTGGCGTGGGCGCTGGTGGCCGGCAGCGTCGTCACGAGCCTGCTGACGTTGTACGTGGTCGCGCGGGTCTGGACCAAGGCGTTCTGGCGATCGCGCAAGGACGCCCCGGAGGGACATCTGTCGGCGGCCGCACCCACCGCGCTGGTGGACAACACCGAGGAGTCGATGGACATCCAACTCGCCGATCGCGACGACGTGGGCCGGATGCCGGTCGGCATGCTGGTGCCGACCGGTGCGTTGATCGCGGTGGGCCTGATGCTCACCGTGCTGGCGGGCCCGATCTTCGCCTACAGCGACCGCGCCGCCGCCGAGGTGCTCGACCGCGGGCAGTACATCTCGGCGGTTCTCGGGCAGGCGCGATGA
- a CDS encoding Na(+)/H(+) antiporter subunit C: MTTYLVPLIIIGGLTSAGVYLLLERHLTRMLLGLLLIGNAINLLILSVGGPSGNPPVHGRTSDGETTTADPLAQALVLTAIVITMGIAAFVLALTYRSYRINTIEEVSNDPEDTRVSQLSGKEDDDIEERPEPDASRDTDLPDELDALPGFEGSR; the protein is encoded by the coding sequence GTGACCACCTACCTGGTTCCGCTGATCATCATCGGCGGCCTCACCAGCGCCGGGGTGTACCTGTTGCTCGAGCGCCACCTGACCCGGATGTTGTTGGGGCTGTTGCTGATCGGCAACGCGATCAATCTGCTGATCCTGTCGGTCGGCGGACCGTCGGGCAACCCGCCGGTGCACGGCCGCACCAGCGACGGCGAGACGACGACCGCCGATCCGCTGGCGCAGGCGCTGGTGCTGACCGCCATCGTGATCACGATGGGGATCGCGGCCTTCGTGCTGGCGTTGACCTACCGCTCGTATCGGATCAACACGATCGAAGAGGTCAGCAACGACCCGGAGGACACCCGGGTGTCGCAGCTGTCCGGCAAGGAGGACGACGACATCGAGGAGCGACCCGAACCGGACGCCTCCAGAGACACCGACCTGCCCGACGAGCTCGATGCGCTACCGGGATTCGAGGGCTCCCGGTGA
- a CDS encoding Na+/H+ antiporter subunit A, with translation MLAILAAHAAATLLAPLLVYRWGRLAFYPLALVPLGSLVWVALNWPGAGPARSVHVPWVPELSMDITLRFDSLAAIMSVLVLGIGALVLFYCADYFHHHDGRKENRLPSFAAELVAFSGAMFGLVTSDNMLMLYVFWEITTVLSFLLVGHYAERATSRRAATQALLVTTFGGLAMLVGIVVLGNVSGTFLLSELVADPPTGVAASVAVVLVLIGALSKSAIVPMHFWLPGAMAAPTPVSAYLHAAAMVKAGVYLIARMTPGFADAPEWRPTVVTLGLLTMLLAGWRALREYDLKLILAFGTVSQLGLITVMVGSGGSEMMLAGLAMLCAHAMFKAALFMVVGIIDHATGTRDIRRLAWLGDRAKPLLVIAGCAAASMAALPPFFGFVAKEADLETVLHSPNLGAAAPVVLAGIVAGSVLTTVYSLRFVFGAFGRKGLPQASTRVAEMHRPELGFLLPPGILAAAGLLFGLWPSRLDVVLDDYAGTVPDPAGYVGDYHLALWHGLNLPLALSVLMLAAGVTIYVSRGRLRRARLAFLPLANADRIYDAVLRGADIMSVRLTAFTQRGSIPATQSVILATLVLVPITVLSLGARDRPKFELWDSPPQVVVGVLMLAAAIGATVMRNRLAAVLLVGVTGYGCGAIFAFHGAPDLALTQFLVETLTLVVFVLVLRTLPAETGGADIKRFRVPRALLALAVGAAVTSLAAFAMAARSGRPIAELLPDAAYLRGHGANAVNVLLVDIRAWDTMGEVSVLLVAATGVASMVFRNRRFGAAPRVADAGQPDIGKVSVFANNSPAAGDITWLRGSELRDPRHRSLVLEVATRLIFPVMMVLSAYFFFAGHNTPGGGFAGGLMAGLALVLRYLAGGRYELGETLPLDAGKILGAGLTLAAGTAFASLLVGAPALSSALIQVDVPVLGTVKFVTAIFFDLGVYLIVVGLVLDVLRSLGARIDEEMSEQRATVNATVSRGRR, from the coding sequence ATGCTCGCCATCCTCGCTGCCCATGCAGCCGCCACGCTGTTGGCGCCGCTGCTCGTGTACCGCTGGGGACGGCTGGCGTTCTATCCGTTGGCGCTCGTGCCGCTCGGCTCGCTGGTCTGGGTCGCGCTCAACTGGCCGGGCGCCGGCCCCGCCCGCAGCGTTCACGTGCCGTGGGTGCCGGAGCTGTCGATGGACATCACGCTGCGCTTCGACTCCCTCGCCGCGATCATGAGCGTGCTGGTGCTCGGCATCGGCGCGTTGGTGCTGTTCTATTGCGCCGACTACTTCCACCACCACGACGGCCGCAAGGAGAACCGGCTGCCAAGCTTCGCCGCCGAGCTGGTCGCGTTCTCCGGAGCGATGTTCGGGTTGGTCACCAGCGACAACATGCTGATGCTCTACGTGTTCTGGGAGATCACCACGGTCCTGTCGTTCCTGCTGGTCGGCCACTACGCCGAACGTGCGACGAGCCGTCGGGCCGCCACCCAGGCGCTGCTGGTGACGACGTTCGGCGGGCTGGCGATGCTGGTCGGCATCGTGGTGCTGGGCAACGTCAGCGGCACGTTCCTGCTCTCCGAGCTGGTCGCCGACCCGCCGACGGGCGTCGCCGCGTCCGTGGCGGTCGTGCTGGTGCTCATCGGCGCGCTGTCGAAGTCGGCGATCGTGCCGATGCACTTCTGGTTGCCGGGCGCCATGGCCGCCCCGACACCGGTGAGCGCCTACCTGCACGCGGCCGCCATGGTCAAGGCCGGCGTCTACCTGATCGCGAGGATGACGCCCGGCTTCGCGGACGCCCCGGAGTGGCGGCCGACGGTGGTGACACTGGGCCTGCTGACGATGTTGTTGGCCGGGTGGCGCGCGCTGCGCGAATACGACCTGAAGCTGATCCTCGCGTTCGGCACGGTCAGCCAGCTCGGCCTCATCACGGTGATGGTCGGCTCGGGCGGCAGCGAGATGATGCTGGCCGGGCTGGCGATGCTGTGCGCGCACGCGATGTTCAAGGCGGCGCTGTTCATGGTCGTCGGGATCATCGACCACGCCACCGGCACCCGCGACATCCGCAGGCTGGCCTGGCTCGGTGACCGCGCCAAGCCGCTGCTCGTGATCGCCGGCTGCGCGGCCGCGAGCATGGCCGCGCTGCCACCGTTCTTCGGGTTCGTCGCCAAGGAGGCTGACCTGGAGACGGTGCTGCACAGCCCGAACCTGGGTGCGGCGGCGCCCGTGGTGCTCGCGGGCATCGTCGCCGGTTCCGTGCTGACCACGGTGTACAGCCTGCGGTTCGTGTTCGGCGCGTTCGGCCGAAAAGGCTTGCCGCAAGCGAGCACCCGGGTGGCGGAGATGCACCGGCCCGAGCTCGGATTCCTGCTTCCGCCCGGCATTCTCGCCGCCGCGGGTCTGCTGTTCGGCCTGTGGCCGTCGCGGCTCGACGTCGTTCTCGACGACTACGCCGGCACGGTTCCCGATCCCGCCGGCTACGTCGGGGATTATCACCTGGCGTTGTGGCACGGCCTGAACCTGCCGCTTGCTCTGTCGGTTCTGATGCTCGCGGCCGGTGTCACGATATACGTGAGCCGCGGCCGGCTGCGCAGGGCCAGACTGGCGTTCCTGCCGCTGGCCAACGCCGACCGCATCTACGACGCCGTGCTGCGCGGCGCCGACATCATGTCGGTGCGGCTGACGGCGTTCACGCAACGCGGCTCGATCCCCGCCACTCAGTCGGTCATCCTCGCCACGCTCGTGCTCGTGCCGATCACGGTCCTCTCGCTCGGCGCCCGTGACCGTCCGAAGTTCGAGCTGTGGGACTCACCCCCGCAGGTGGTGGTGGGCGTCTTGATGCTCGCGGCCGCGATCGGCGCGACGGTGATGCGCAACCGGTTGGCCGCCGTGCTGCTGGTCGGGGTGACCGGGTACGGGTGCGGCGCGATCTTCGCGTTCCACGGCGCGCCCGACCTCGCGTTGACCCAGTTCCTCGTGGAGACGCTGACGCTCGTGGTGTTCGTGCTCGTGCTGCGCACGTTGCCCGCGGAGACCGGGGGCGCCGACATCAAGCGGTTCCGCGTGCCGCGGGCGCTGTTGGCGCTGGCCGTCGGCGCCGCGGTGACCAGCTTGGCCGCGTTCGCGATGGCCGCCCGCAGCGGCAGGCCCATCGCCGAGCTGCTGCCCGACGCGGCGTATCTGCGCGGCCACGGAGCCAACGCGGTCAACGTCCTGCTGGTCGACATCCGCGCCTGGGACACCATGGGCGAGGTGTCGGTGCTGCTGGTCGCGGCGACCGGCGTCGCGTCGATGGTGTTCCGCAACAGGCGGTTCGGGGCCGCACCCCGGGTGGCCGACGCCGGACAGCCCGACATCGGCAAAGTGTCGGTGTTCGCCAACAACAGCCCCGCCGCCGGCGACATCACGTGGTTGCGCGGCAGCGAACTGCGCGACCCGCGGCATCGCTCGCTGGTCCTCGAGGTCGCCACCCGGCTGATCTTCCCGGTCATGATGGTGCTCTCGGCATACTTCTTCTTCGCCGGCCACAACACCCCCGGCGGTGGCTTCGCCGGCGGGCTGATGGCCGGCCTCGCCCTGGTGCTGCGGTATCTCGCGGGCGGGCGCTACGAACTCGGTGAGACGCTGCCGCTGGATGCCGGCAAGATCCTCGGCGCCGGGCTGACGCTGGCGGCGGGCACCGCCTTCGCCTCCCTGCTCGTCGGAGCGCCCGCGCTCTCGTCGGCACTGATCCAGGTCGACGTTCCGGTACTCGGCACCGTCAAGTTCGTCACCGCCATCTTCTTCGACTTGGGGGTTTATCTGATCGTGGTGGGTCTGGTCCTCGACGTGCTGCGCAGCCTCGGCGCGCGGATCGACGAGGAGATGAGCGAGCAGCGCGCGACGGTGAACGCGACGGTGAGCCGAGGTAGACGGTGA
- a CDS encoding potassium channel family protein codes for MRIAIAGAGAVGRSVAQELVDYGHKVLLIEKEFARYEPSTVPGAEWFLADACEVSSLEEAEMQICDVAIAATGDDKANLAMALLAKSEFGIDRVVARINDSRNEWLFTEAWGVDVAVSTPVAIVAAVEGAIDVGHVVRLMDLGRVSRAGIGRSATNIAKFTLPPDSPLVGRQVRALAMPPDSAVVTLLRGNRLIVPDGHDVLADGDEILFICAMAAEEQIRAMVSGEPH; via the coding sequence ATGCGGATCGCGATCGCCGGAGCCGGCGCGGTCGGCCGGTCCGTGGCGCAGGAGTTGGTCGACTACGGCCACAAGGTGCTCCTCATCGAGAAGGAGTTCGCGCGCTACGAGCCCTCGACCGTGCCGGGCGCGGAGTGGTTCCTCGCCGACGCCTGCGAGGTGTCCTCCCTCGAGGAGGCCGAGATGCAGATCTGCGACGTCGCGATCGCGGCCACCGGTGACGACAAGGCCAACCTCGCGATGGCGCTGCTGGCCAAGAGCGAGTTCGGCATCGACCGGGTCGTGGCGCGGATCAACGACTCGCGCAACGAGTGGCTGTTCACCGAGGCGTGGGGTGTCGACGTGGCCGTGTCGACGCCCGTGGCCATCGTCGCCGCGGTCGAGGGCGCGATCGACGTCGGCCACGTGGTGCGGCTGATGGACCTCGGGCGGGTCTCTCGCGCCGGCATCGGCCGCAGCGCGACCAACATCGCCAAGTTCACGCTGCCCCCGGACAGCCCGCTGGTCGGCCGGCAGGTCCGCGCGCTGGCGATGCCGCCGGACAGCGCCGTCGTCACGCTGCTGCGCGGCAACCGCCTCATCGTTCCCGACGGCCACGACGTGCTGGCGGACGGCGACGAAATCCTCTTCATCTGCGCAATGGCGGCCGAGGAACAGATCCGGGCGATGGTCAGCGGCGAACCTCACTGA